The region CATGTTCAGATACCAGGTCCACTGTATTTCCCCAAGAGAAAGAGTAGGACTCTCCAGCATTCAGCAAACGACTGGTTGCcaattggttttgtttcttgtatgataaaatattcaggataagaaaaataaatgagtcatGACTTACTGACATTTGTTAGGTCAATGATATTTTCTCTAATGATTCCACGCTCCTCGCAGAGTTTGGCAAACTTTTCCTTGATGTCTAAACTCAAATCTGGTTCTCGGCCTGTGAGAAGAGCAAAAGTGAGTGTAGCAGCTGTATACTGTGCATTGACCAGAGCCTGAGTGAGGGGACAGGGGCTTCCCCATAAGGATGGGAAAATGGTTGGCCACATGATTTACAGGCATGGGTATGATCTATTCTGGATTTGGAATCCATAGAATATCCTTCTGTCACACTGAGAGATTTCAGAGTGCTTCTATCACTATGCTCAAGGGATGATGAAGGTGACCACCAATCTTCAGGAGGTGAGAAAGTGGCAGGACCAAGGAAGACCATATTAAAGCTAgaggttctttcttcttttcccacccCAAGTTCAGTGTCTGTGTGAAAATACTTTACCACAGAGCTCCATCAGCTGGAAGGTTTCCCCATCCTTTTCATTAATGAgatgaaatataatataattatcatAGTCTGTNTTAAGTATAGTAAATGTATTGAATCCATCATCTGTTGAGGAAATGGAAGTTCTCAGAAATTATTTGTTGTGCAGGAAATGatggaaaacattttcttattctACCCCAAAcattaaatcattaaaatacaGATCCTAGAAGAGATGGGTGAAGTGTCTGATGTTTTCTGTCTGTAGCTTACTGAACTTCAAGAAGCAACTTCTAAGAATAGTGACTCTGAGTGTTTCAGACCACTAGTGAACTGTCAGGTACAGGAGCAACACTCTCTCATCATCTCCTAAGATTATCTACCTCCCTCAGCAGCTTCAAACAACATGTTTCTATCTTTTATAAGCTTGCTGTATCAAATATCTGCTGCTATACCCTGAGCGATGTGCATCTGTGCCAGCAACTGGGCAGTATCAGATAGATTCCATCTCCCCCCTACTTATTCCACTTGCCTGTGACAGGGTGTTAGCTGTTAGATGGCCCCCATTTGACTAGTAGGTGTAAGTTCCTAAATTCAAACTccaacaaaatacacacacacacacacacacacacacagatgataaATGTATTAAGGTTCAATAAACTCCTTATGGATAGATATATAGACTTTATATACTTACAGTTCATATAATATATGCcagccttttctgttttttcacCAATCACAGTCATTTCGGTGCACTCTTCATTTACACTGTAAAACAGAGTGATCTTTTGCATAAGGGATTTTGATCTGGCTGGCTTCTTGACCCTCTACACTATATATATCTCCAGTTTCTGATTCCATTTGACTTTTGACTATATTTGTAAAATTAGCAAAAGGCTTTTGTTtatgttatttcatttatatcaGATGTTTTAGCAATCACAAATTtgcctattattttaaaaaaagaaagtgacaatCACTTCTCATCCCTATTACAACTGCAACTACTTCCCAGTTTCACCAGTGCTGGACTTCAGCCAGCGGTGTAGATTATCAGCCAGATGTCCACCATCTGCCTTAAATCTGCACTCTGTAATGTTGCCTGATGTGGCTCCCAGATCCTCAGAGGAGATTTATTATTATCTCCTttacttcaggaaaacacaagtAGAATGGGGTGGATGTCTTTGGCTAACAACTAGTAAGAACATTTTAATTCATGATCACATAATCTTAACTTGTGATATACTGTCTCATTAATGTGGTATCAGTAGTGTCTCTGATCTTTCCTTATCAAACTCCTAGTGAATTAATTCCTGTCACCAACTCTTGTCTCTGACTTTTGTAAAACCCCTGGTTATGAGATCTTGGCTCAGTGTCACATGGAGCATTCTAGTTTTGGATATAGgctcagtatgtgtgtgtgcacacgtgcatactGTGAGTTATCTCTCTGCAATCCCAAGAGTGTTTATAGGAATGAGACCATACCaggttttcatttcctctttctcagcCAAGAGCATCTCACTTacataaaatggaatttaaagaCTAAGGCATTCTCCAAGACAGTGATGTTTTCCACAAAAGCtctcatgctgccatgttcttctatcttttctctgttttcagaGGCTGTAGCAATAGAAAACCAATACCCGCTAATCTGTAATAGATAAGAAAAggtttaagggagaaagggcaggGAAACCTCAAGTTTCTACTTGAACTCCGCACTATGGGTTAGGGCCTGAGCATACACAGGGGTAGATCTCATGCCAGTTGTCAAAATACTTAGTACACTGTCCCTGCTTCTCAGTGAGACCAGAGGTCCTCAAACATTATTAGATATGAATAGCTGGTCTTACTTCAAGGTCTGAAGTCATTCATTTGTCTAATAGTTTGGGGCACTATACCCATTCCCTCAAAGGACCCACTTGGCTTCAAGACTACCCCAAAGCACATTCTGAATTATTATTCACTGATCCTACCTGTTCTACATTAAAGTTCCTTTCCATAGAACTAGCTTCTTCTGCATGGAT is a window of Mus caroli chromosome 4, CAROLI_EIJ_v1.1, whole genome shotgun sequence DNA encoding:
- the LOC110292319 gene encoding major urinary protein 3 isoform X1: MKLLLLLLCLGLTLFCIHAEEASSMERNFNVEQISGYWFSIATASENREKIEEHGSMRAFVENITVLENALVFKFHFIVNEECTEMTVIGEKTEKAGIYYMNYDGFNTFTILXTDYDNYIIFHLINEKDGETFQLMELCGREPDLSLDIKEKFAKLCEERGIIRENIIDLTNIAASRPENDEWPEPPVLSGDFSPGLQHHPFLFIEHPMPSSVICSPPVSQRSAIPFSPAYYLV
- the LOC110292319 gene encoding major urinary protein 3 isoform X2 encodes the protein MKLLLLLLCLGLTLFCIHAEEASSMERNFNVEQISGYWFSIATASENREKIEEHGSMRAFVENITVLENALVFKFHFIVNEECTEMTVIGEKTEKAGIYYMNYDGFNTFTILXTDYDNYIIFHLINEKDGETFQLMELCGREPDLSLDIKEKFAKLCEERGIIRENIIDLTNVNRCLKARE